In a genomic window of Brettanomyces nanus chromosome 1, complete sequence:
- a CDS encoding uncharacterized protein (BUSCO:EOG09344ISH), which yields MLSTRSVGYIFLGAAAVALTYCIYFDYERRHNGDFRKNLNKRKRKAQKKARIEAEQDKTKKLEILKKKLNESLAASPLPASLQEKESYFLEQVTTGEKLGAIPGKEIDAAIYFYKGLAVYPNPTGILDIYQRTLPPNIYELVMMLTAIQPPKSVVNILGDSVGSLDADKPSVE from the coding sequence ATGTTATCTACAAGAAGTGTTGGTTATATCTTTTTAGGTGCAGCTGCGGTCGCTCTTACCTATTGCATCTATTTCGACTACGAGAGAAGACACAATGGAGATTTCCGAAAGAACCTTAACAAGCGCAAGAGAAAGGCCCAGAAAAAGGCTCGTATTGAGGCTGAACAGGACAAaaccaagaagttggagatcttaaagaagaaattgaatgAATCCCTGGCTGCCAGCCCACTTCCAGCTTCCCTCCAAGAGAAGGAGTCGTACTTCTTAGAGCAGGTCACTACTGGTGAGAAGCTCGGCGCAATTCCTGGTAAGGAAATTGATGCTGCTATATACTTTTACAAAGGTTTGGCCGTCTATCCTAATCCAACTGGTATCTTGGATATATACCAGAGAACTCTTCCTCCTAACATTTACGAGTTGGTTATGATGCTCACTGCTATTCAGCCCCCAAAGAGTGTTGTCAACATCTTGGGTGATTCTGTTGGTTCCCTCGATGCTGACAAGCCTTCTGTTGAGTGA